A segment of the Peptoclostridium acidaminophilum DSM 3953 genome:
CTTTACAAGGGTGGACAAAAGGTAGAGGAAGTTACTAAGGACGACGCTACAAGAGAAAACATAGATGCAATGATAGCCAAGCACGTTGGCTAAATTGTCATTCAATGATAACCTAATGGGCGGTGACTTCACTGCCCATTAGGTTTATTCAAAAGGTTTATTCAAAAAAGTACTTCAAAAATTTCGGAGGTGTCAATATATGAATTTTCCAGTTCTTAAAGGTGCGGGATACGTTCTCGTGCACACACCAGACATGATAATGCACAACGGAACAACTCAGACAACAGAAAAGATTGTAAACCCAGAATCAGAATACCTAAAAAAGCTGCCTGAGCATTTAAGATCATTTGAAGACGTGGTAGCATACGCTCCAAACCAGACATACATTGGAAGCATGACTCCAGAGGCACTTGGAGAAATAGCAATGCCATGGTGGACAGAAGACAAGAAAGTAGCTGGAGCCGACAGATACGGAAAGCTTGGAGAGATAATGCCTCAGGACGAGTTCCTTGCGCTTATGTCTGCATCAGACGTATTCGACCTTGTGCTTTTTGAAAAAGAGTTCATAGAGGGAGCAAAGGCTAAGCTTGCAGCTCACCCTGTAGTAGGCAACCTTGCAGAGAGCGTAAACGCAGGAGTAGAGCTAGCTGAGATAAAAAAGCAGCTAAGCGACTTCCACGCAGAAGGACTATACAATAACGGCAAGCTTGTAGGCTGCGTAAAAAGAGCCCACGACGTAGACGTTAACCTAAACTCTCACACAATGCTTGAAAACCTTGCTGTTAAGGCTTCAGGAGTGCTTGCTCTTGCAAACCTTATAGCTAAAAACAACGTAAACCCAGCTGAAGTGGACTACATCATAGAGTGCTCTGAAGAGGCTTGCGGAGACATGAACCAAAGAGGAGGCGGAAACTTCGCCAAGGCTCTTGCAGAAATGACTGGCTGCGTGAACGCGACAGGCTCAGACATGAGAGGCTTCTGCGCAGGACCAACGCACGCACTTATAGCGGCAGCGGCGCTAGTTAAATCAGGCGTATACAAGAACGTAATAATAGCAGCGGGCGGAGCGACAGCAAAGCTTGGAATGAACGGAAAAGACCACGTTAAGAAAGAAATGCCAATACTGGAGGACTGCCTTGGCGGCTTCGCAGTACTAGTTAGCGAAAACGACGGAGTAAACCCAGTACTAAGAACAGATCTAGTGGGAAGACACACAGTTGCAACTGGATCAGCTCCACAGGCTGTAATAGGCTCTCTAGTTCTAAGCCCACTAAAAGCAGGCGGATTTAAAATAACAGACGTAGACAAGTACTCGGTAGAAATGCAAAACCCAGACATAACTAAGCCGGCAGGAGCGGGAGACGTTCCAGAGGCCAACTACAAGATGATAGGCGCACTTGCTGTCATGGGAAAAGAAATAGAAAGAGCAGACATAGCAGCCTTCGTTGAAAAGCACGGAATGGTTGGCTGGGCTCCAACACAAGGCCACATACCATCAGGAGTACCATACATCGGCTTTGCAATAAGCGACCTTACAGAAGGCTCAGTAAACAGAACTATGATAGTAGGAAAGGGAAGCCTCTTCCTTGGAAGAATGACAAACCTTTTCGATGGTGTTTCAATAGTAGCAGAGAGAAACACAGGCAAAGTGGAGTCAGGAAGCTCAGTATCAACAGAAGAGATAAGAAAAATGATAGCAGAATCTATGAAGGATTTCGCAGCACATCTATTAGCTGAATAGGGGTGAAAAAATGTCAGATATAAAACAAATGATAGGCAAGACTTTCATGGAGATAGCAGACGCTATCGAAACAGGAAGCTTCGCTGGAAAAGTAAAAGTAGGAATAACAACCCTGGGCAGCGAGCACGGAGTAGAGAACCTGGTAAAGGGAGCAGAGCTTGCAGCTAAAGACGCAGCCGGCTTTGACATAGTGCTTATAGGACCAAAGGTTGAAACAAGCCTTGAAGTAGTAGAGGTAGCAACAGAAGAAGAAGCGCACAAGAAAATGGAAGAGCTTCTAGACAGCGGCTATATCCACTCTTGCGTAACAGTGCACTATAACTTCCCAATAGGCGTATCGACAGTAGGAAGGGTAGTAACACCTGGAATGGGCAAGGAGATGTTCATAGCAACAACAACAGGAACATCTGCGGCTCAAAGAGTCGAGGCCATGGTAAGAAACGCGCTTTACGGAATAATAACAGCAAAGTCAATGGGAATAGAAAACCCGACAGTTGGAATACTAAACCTTGACGGAGCAAGAGCAGTAGAAAGAGCGCTTAAGGAGCTTGCAGGAAACGGCTACCCTATAACATTCGCAGAGTCGCTAAGAGCTGACGGCGGAAGCGTAATGAGAGGAAACGACCTTCTTGGCGGAGCTGCAGACGTAATGGTAACAGACTCGCTAACAGGCAACATAATGATGAAGGTGTTCTCGTCATACACAACAGGCGGAAGCTACGAGGGACTAGGCTACGGCTACGGCCCTGGAATAGGCGACGGCTACAACAGGACAATACTGATACTCTCAAGAGCGTCAGGAGTTCCAGTAGCTGCAAACGCAATAAAATACGCAGCCAAGCTTGCGCAAAACAACGTGAAGGCGATAGCAGCGGCAGAGTTCAAGGCGGCCAAGGCGGCAGGCCTCGAGAGCATACTTGCGGGACTAAGCAAGGACACTAAGAAAGCCTCTACAGAGGAAGAAGTGAAGATGCCTCCTAAGGAAGTAGTAACAGGAACAATCTCAGGCGTAGACGTAATGGACCTTGAAGACGCACAGAAAGTGCTTTGGAAAGCCGGAATATACGCAGAGAGCGGAATGGGCTGCACAGGACCTATAGTAATGGTAAACGAAGCCAAGGTTGAAGAAGCGGCAAAGATACTTAAGGATGCAGGCATAGTAGCTTAATAGTATAAAACCAAAAAGCGGGAGCAATCCCGCTTTTTTCATACGGAAAACAGCCTGGATAGAGTATCGAATGCGATGATTTGTTCGAATTGTGAAAATATATTTGAGGTAGTTGGATTTTATTGTATAATACCATTATGACGTTTATGATGTCATAATGGTGATAGCAGAGTAGATTACTAACAACTAAATTGCCGACGCTGTGGACTAATTCTTATTTTGTTTCGACTGTCGGTGGTGCTCCGATAGCGGTAATCAAGCAATACATTGAAAGCCAAAAGACTTCTCAGAGGAGGTGATATCATGCAAGTAACCGCACAAATAAAACTGTTGCCAACCAAGGAGCAGGGAGCTTTGCTTAATAAGACGCTACAAGAGTATATTGATACTGCAAATAGCATAGTAAGCGGCTACCTAGCGGATGCTGATGCAAGATACACATCCAAGAGCGTCAATGCCGAGCTTCCGAGCGCCCTGAAGAATCAAGCCATTCAGGATGCAAAAAGCATATTTAAAAAATACTCCAAAGCTTTGAAAGCTAGCAGTAAAAAAGACGCTTCCATACAAAAGGAAATCAAAGTGCCTGTGCTGAAAAAGCCAGTGGCAATATGGAACAACCAAAACTATGCTGTGAAGCTTGGCTATATGTCGTTCCCTGTCTGGAATAACGGCAAATCAACTCGGATTATCGTAAAAGCCATAATAACTGACTACCAAGCTAGTCTTTTGTTGAGTAAGCTTGGCACGATGAGGATAACCAAGAAGTCTGGCAAGTACATCGCACAGATAGCTGTGACAGTCGAAGAAGCGCCATCCGCTGGCTGTCAAGTTACCGGAGTCGACCTTGGTTTGAAAATACCTGCAGTAGCTGTAACCGAAGATAGCAAGGTTAGGTTTTTCGGCAATGGCCGTCAAAATAAGTTTGTCAAACGTAAGTTCCGCTCCATGCGCAAGAATCTCGGCAAATCTAAAAAGCTCTGTGCCATCAAGAAAATGAACAACAAGGAGCAGCGTTGGATGCGCGACAAAGACCACAAGATAAGTCGCCAGATTGTTAACTTCGCCAAAGAAAACAACGCTTCGGTAATCCGACTTGAGAAACTATCTGGCATTCGCCAGACGGCAAGAACAAGCCGTAAAAACGAAAAGAACCTGCACACGTGGAGCTTCTATCGGTTGGCACAATTCATCGAGTATAAGGCACGACTTGAAGGTATCCTGGTCGAATATGTAGACCCCAGATATACAAGCCAAACATGCCCTGCGTGCAATACTCGCAACCATGCCGTCGACAGAAAGTATAAGTGCTCGTGCGGATTTGCAGCTCATAGAGACATACTGGGTGCAAGAAACATAATATCTGCACCTGTAGCGGATGGTAACAGTCCGCTAGCTTAAGCTGCTATATGCACTGGCTTAGGACGGGCTAATGGCATAGCCCTTAACTCAGGGTCATACTAGCATACCAGAAATGGACTTGCTTTTAATCACCTGAGAATCCCCTGGCTTTAGCCATGGGTAGTGTCAAAAATAGACAGTACTTGGTGCATGGAATTAATGCATATATTCATTAATCAGCCGCGGCGCCGGAAAGGAGAATAGATGCGTTTCGTACCGTTAAACTCAGCAAGGGAAGGCAGCATACTTGGAAAATCGCTCATAGATGAAAACGGGAATCTTCTCCTGAAGGAAGGCTCAGTGCTGACAGACAGAAGGATAGAGAACCTGCTGGAAAAGGGCTACTCGTCGGTGTACATAGACGATGACTATTCAGATGATGAAATTGAAGACATAATAAAGCCGGAGATAAGAAACAAGATAGCCCAGAAGATAAAGGAGACCTTCGAATTCTTCTCTAAGGACAGGCAGGTATCGCATAAAAACTCCAGAATAATGTACGAAAGCATGGAAGAGCTCAATAATTTTGCAAAAAATCTAGTCGACGAGCTGTTCTCCAAAAGCGACATAATGATAAGCATGGTCGATATAAAAAACATGGACACGTATACTTATGCTCACAGCGTAAACGTAGCCGTAATATCGCTTGTGATAGGAATAGCCGCGGGGCTTGGCAGAAGGGAGCTCGAGGATCTGACTATAGGTGCCATGCTGCACGATGTGGGCAAGATATTCATACCCAAAAGCATACTCAACAAGCCTGGAGCCCTCACTGACGAGGAGTTCAGACAGATACAGGAGCATACAATAGAAGGGTACGAGTATCTCAAAAACTGCCCTATAAAGTCGACGTCAAAGATAATAGCGCTTCAGCACCACCTCAACGTAGACGGCAGCGGCTACCCTAACTATGAAAATACAGGGCTGCTCCACAAGTTCTCAAGGATAGTTGCAATAGCTGACGTATATGACGCCCTGACCTCAGATCGGAGCTACAGGCGAGCATATTCGCCGAGCGAGGCTGTAGAGTACATAATGTCAATGGCCTCCACAAAGTTCGATATGGACTATGTAAAGCTCTTTGTCAAAAAGATAGTGACATATCCCGTGGGCAGCATTGTGAGGCTCAGTGACGGCAAGACGGGAGTTGTAAAGAGCCTGAACGAGGGTTTCCCCATGAGGCCTGTAGTGGAGCTTGTAGAGGACAGGAAGCTGACCCAGGAGCGCATAGACCTTATGGAGATAAAAAACATAGTTATTCAGCAAATGGTATATGATTTTTAAAGGATCCGGAAAAAATTTCCGGATCCTTTTTTGTAATATCCATTGAGTTTTAAAAACATGAAGACTATAATATGTATGTGCGCTAAAAAGCGGACTAGACCTTTTGCATAAGTATATTAGGAAGGGATGAATAATGAATAAACAGCATTGTATAGTCGTGAGAAAAAGCGGGCCGCTTGAAGGCCGTGTAAGAATAGACGGAGCAAAGAATTCAGTACTTCCCATAATGGCTGCAACACTCCTTTGCGAGCAGGAATGCATAATAGAGGATGTTCCAAAGCTAAGGGACGTATACGTCATGATAGACCTTTTAAAGACACTCGGAGCCGGCGTGGAGTTCAGCGAGGACGGTGTGCTAAGGGTGGACGGCTCGAAGGTGGACAAGTGGAGTGCCCCATACGAGCTTGTGAGGAAGATGAGGGCATCATTCCTCGTGCTGGGGCCGCTTCTGGCAAGGTTCAAAAGGACAATGGTCTCAATGCCGGGAGGCTGCGCAATAGGCACAAGGCCCATAGACCTTCACCTTAAAGGTTTTGAGGCGCTTGGCGCAAAAATAAACGTGGAGCACGGCTCGGTTGAGGCCGTGGCAAACGAGCTTGTGGGTGAGCGGATATACCTTGACTTCCCTTCTGTTGGAGCCACAGAAAACATAATAATGGCTGCATCGCTTGCCAAAGGGACCACGGTGCTTGAAAATGCCGCCGAAGAGCCTGAGATAGTAGACCTTGCAAACTTCCTGAACAGCATGGGAGCCGATATTAAGGGCGCAGGCACAAACACAATAACAATAAAGGGCGTGGAGAGGCTCGGAGCCACAACTCACAGGGTAATACCCGACAGGATAGAGGCGGGAACATTCATGGTAGCTGCGGCCATAACGGGTGGAGACATAATGGTGGACAACATAATGCTCGAGCACGTGAAGCCCGTGGCTGCAAAGCTAAGGGAGATAGGCTGCACCATAACGGAATTTGAAAACGGAATAAGGGTGCAGGGCCCGGATTCAATATCCAACACAACGATTAAAACGCTGCCGCACCCTGGATTCCCGACAGATATGCAGGCTCAGTTCATGGCGCTGATGAGCGTTGCCAACGGGACATCAGTGATTACGGAGACGGTGTTCGAAAACAGGTTCATGCATGCCACCGAGCTTGCCAGGATGGGAGCCGAAATCAAGATAGAGGGCAGGACCGCAGTAGTAAGGGGAACGCCAAAGCTTGCAGGCGCAAAGGTGGACGCAACTGACCTTAGGGCCGGCGCAGCGCTGATACTTGCGGGACTCGTATCAGAGGGCGAGACGGTGATAGGACAGATACACCATATTGAGAGGGGCTATGTACATATAGAAAACAAGCTCTCGCAGTTGGGCGCCGACATAAGGCGAATACAGCAAATATAAAGACTGGAGCAACAATTATCAGTGAGATAGAGAGGCCGCTGCATGGCACTGGAGCTATAAATAGCACAATGCCACATGCAGCGGCCTTTTAAAATTAAAATTAAAATTAAAAATAAAATCAGTTATTGGCATTTTATAGTTTTTTTTTGATATAATATACTCGGTAGCATTATGCATTTGGTATTTGACAAATTTTTGATAAACAAACAGTTATATGATGATAGGAGAGATATGGGTATGTTTAATTTTGCACCTGATATTGGTATAGATCTTGGAACGGCTTCGATACTAGTTTATGTAAAGGGAAAGGGCATAGTCCTTGAAGAGCCTTCTGTAGTTGCAATAGACAAGAATACTAACACAGTGCTGGCGGTGGGCGAAGAGGCCAGAAGGATGCTTGGAAGAACGCCGGGCAACATAGTGGCAATAAGGCCGCTAAAGGACGGCGTGATTTCCGACTACGACGTTACAGAAAAGATGCTCAAGTATTTCATATCGAAAGTACTTGGAAAGACAGGCCTGCTCAGCATATTCAAGCCTCAGATAATGGTGTGCGTACCCTCGGGCGTTACAGAGGTTGAAAAGAGAGCCGTAATAGACGCCACAATGGAGGCTGGCGCGAGAAAGGTTTTCCTAATTGAGGAGCCGATAGCCGCGGCGATAGGCTCAGGCCTTGACATATCAAAGCCAAATGGCAACATGGTTGTCGATATCGGTGGAGGAACTGCCGACATAGCCGTAATATCGCTGGGAGGCGTTGTTGTAAGCACATCAATAAAGATTGCGGGCGACAAGTTCGACGAAGCCATAGTCAAATATATGAGGAAAAAGCATAATCTGCTCATAGGAGAGAGGACTGCAGAGGACATAAAGATGAACATAGGCACGGCGTTCCCGAGAAAGGACGATGTGGCTATGGACGTAAGGGGAAGAAACCTCGTATCGGGCCTTCCTGAAAACGTTGCAGTATCGGCGAGAGAAACACTCGAGGCACTAGAGGAGAACGTCAACCAGATAGCTGACGCAGTTCACATGGTGCTTGAGAAGACTCCGCCTGAGCTGTCTGCCGACATAAGCGACCAGGGAATAATAATGACTGGCGGCGGCTCGCTGCTTTGGGGCCTTGACCAGCTGATATCAAAGAGGACAGGCATAAATGTTTCAATAGCGGAAAATGCCATATCTTGCGTCGCTATGGGAACAGGCGAGGCTCTGAATTCGCTTCATCTGCTCAAGAAAACAGGCGGGAACTCCAGGAAGAAATAGGCCGTCCAATAAACTAGGCAGGCAGTATAAGCCGCTTGGACTATTAAAGCTGCACCCGGATATAGGTTAAAATGGAATGAATATAGCAAGAATAATGCCATGAGCCGAAACGTCGCGGGGAAATCCCCGCGGCGGTATAAGGCACTTTGAAACGGGGTGAAAATTAAAATTGTACAGAGGCATATACACGGTCACATCTTCGATGATGACGAACCAGAAAAAGCTAGACGTCACTTCAAACAACATGGCCAACGCAAGCACCGCAGGCTTTAAAAAAGACGAGCTCATAACCAAGGCATTTCCGGAAAAACTGCTCTCAAAGATAAACGGACTTTCGTATTCCCAGAACCAAAGGGACAAGGCCATAGAGGTCAGCCGGGACGGGAACGGGGCCTGGGTTCTAAGCAGCAAGCAGAGCTTTCTTACGGTTGACGGCTCGGACGGCAAGAGCTACAGCAGAGACATGAAGCTTGCAAGGGACCCAGACGGATACCTGAAGACATACACAAGAAACATGGATTCCAGCTTAGACACGAGCAAGGGCTACTACGTGCTCGATTCAAGCGGCAAGAGAGTCCAGGCCGGAGCAGACTTCAGCATAGATACAAAGGGCAACGTCGTCTCGGGCGGAGCTACGGTGGCAAACCTTCTATACACCCCGCCCAGAAGCGTGATAGGCACGATAAACGGCGGAATGAGCGTAGACTACATAAAGAGCAACTTCCTGCAAGGCAACCTGGAGCAGACCGGCGACAAGCTTGACTTTGCCATAAAGGGAAGCGGCTTTTTCGAGGTGGAGTCGCAGGACGGCGCCAAAAGGTACATAAGAGACGGAGCCTTCAAGATAAGCAGCGCAGGCGAGCTTATCACTAACGAAGGCATGAAGGTAATGGGAGAAAGCGGGCCTATAAGGGTCGAAGGCGAATTGGAGGCCAAGCCTGACGGCACGCTCTACGTGGGCGGAGAAAGCATAGGCAGGCTGAGGATTGTCAACATTCAGAACCAGGACTCCCTCAGAAAAGTGGGCAACAATACATATGAAATAGAGCCCAAGAATGACCCGCAGCTTGCGCCTTTTGACGGCGAGCTCGTGCAAGGTTTTATTGAGGGATCGAATGTCAATCCCGTGTCCGAGATGATTGAAATGATAGAGGTCATGAGGAACTATGAGAACTCCCAGAAGGTTATAAAGACATACGACGACATAATGGCCAAGGCATCGAACGAGCTGGGAAAACTGTAATTATTAATTAATCGGGGGTAGATTATAATGATGAGAGGGCTCTGGTCGGCGGCGAGCGGAATGAAAGCTCAGCAGCTCAACATAGACAACATATCCAACAACCTTGCCAACGTCAACACAACAGGCTACAAGAAGATGAGGGTGGAGTTCAAGGACCTTCTGTACGAGAACATAAAGCAGTCAAACCTTTCTGAGGGGGAAGGCAGCCCTGTCAACCTCCAGGTGGGTCACGGAGTAATGTACAGCGCCACAAGCAGGAACTTCGAGAACGGCTCATTCGAGAGCACAAACAACTCTACAGACCTGGCGCTGGATGGCAGCGGATTTTTCGGCATATACAACCCGGCAACAGACGAGATGTTCTACACAAGGGATGGAAGCTTCAAGCTCTCAGTCGACGGCGATACAAGAAAGCTTGTCACCTCGGAGGGCTACTCTGTGCTTACAGAAGATGAGGACGAGATAGTGCTCGAAGACGGCCAGACTGATCTTACGGTCGACGAAGCAGGCAGGGTTACTGTCAAAACAGCCGACGGCGAGATAGAGGAGATGGGAACAATAGCAATATACGAATTTCTCAATCCTGCAGGGTTAGAGGCCGTAGGCTCCAACCTTTACAAGGCTACTAACGCTTCGGGCGAGGAGCTGATGCTTGAGGGCGAGGAGAGAAAGACGAAGATGCGCCAGGGCTACCTGGAGGCTTCGAACGTTCAGATAGTCGAAGAGATGATAAAGCTGATAACCGCCCAGAGGGCGTATGACATAAACTCCAAGGCAATACAGACTGCCGACGAGATGATGCAGACTGCAAACAACGTCAAGAGATAAAGCGAGGGCTGAAAATGCAAATTAGCGGTGCATACGACATGCTTGGAGCCAGCCTCAGCCAGGGCGCAGCCCAGAAGGCAGACAACATTAAGAAGGCAGTGAGCTCGCAAAGCGACGATGAAAAGCTCATGGAGTCCTGCAAGAATCTCGAGGCTGAGTTCTTCAAGCTAATGCTCAAGGAGATGAAGAAGACGGTTCCCGACTCGGGATTCCTCGACAAGACAGCAGGCCACGACGTAATACAGGACCTTTACTACGAAAGCCTCGGCCAGCATGCGGGCGAGAACTCGCCGCTAGGGCTAGCCAACATGATATATGAGCAGTTCAAGGCCAACAGAGTCGACGCCGGGACTGCAGCTGAAAATACTCTAGAAGGGAAATGATTTGATGCTAAACATAGACCAGATAAAGGAAATCTTGCCGCACAGATACCCGTTCCTGCTTGTAGACAGGATAATCGAGATGGAAGAGGGTAAGAGGGCGGTTGGAATAAAGAACGTAACAGCCAACGAGCCTTTCTTTCAGGGCCACTTTCCAAGCTACCCGCTGATGCCGGGAGTGCTCATAGTGGAGGCCATGGCACAGGTGGGAGCCACAGTGATGCTCTCCCTCGAGGAGAACAAGGGCAAGATAGGTGT
Coding sequences within it:
- a CDS encoding HD-GYP domain-containing protein, with the protein product MRFVPLNSAREGSILGKSLIDENGNLLLKEGSVLTDRRIENLLEKGYSSVYIDDDYSDDEIEDIIKPEIRNKIAQKIKETFEFFSKDRQVSHKNSRIMYESMEELNNFAKNLVDELFSKSDIMISMVDIKNMDTYTYAHSVNVAVISLVIGIAAGLGRRELEDLTIGAMLHDVGKIFIPKSILNKPGALTDEEFRQIQEHTIEGYEYLKNCPIKSTSKIIALQHHLNVDGSGYPNYENTGLLHKFSRIVAIADVYDALTSDRSYRRAYSPSEAVEYIMSMASTKFDMDYVKLFVKKIVTYPVGSIVRLSDGKTGVVKSLNEGFPMRPVVELVEDRKLTQERIDLMEIKNIVIQQMVYDF
- the grdC gene encoding glycine/sarcosine/betaine reductase complex component C subunit beta, which gives rise to MNFPVLKGAGYVLVHTPDMIMHNGTTQTTEKIVNPESEYLKKLPEHLRSFEDVVAYAPNQTYIGSMTPEALGEIAMPWWTEDKKVAGADRYGKLGEIMPQDEFLALMSASDVFDLVLFEKEFIEGAKAKLAAHPVVGNLAESVNAGVELAEIKKQLSDFHAEGLYNNGKLVGCVKRAHDVDVNLNSHTMLENLAVKASGVLALANLIAKNNVNPAEVDYIIECSEEACGDMNQRGGGNFAKALAEMTGCVNATGSDMRGFCAGPTHALIAAAALVKSGVYKNVIIAAGGATAKLGMNGKDHVKKEMPILEDCLGGFAVLVSENDGVNPVLRTDLVGRHTVATGSAPQAVIGSLVLSPLKAGGFKITDVDKYSVEMQNPDITKPAGAGDVPEANYKMIGALAVMGKEIERADIAAFVEKHGMVGWAPTQGHIPSGVPYIGFAISDLTEGSVNRTMIVGKGSLFLGRMTNLFDGVSIVAERNTGKVESGSSVSTEEIRKMIAESMKDFAAHLLAE
- the murA gene encoding UDP-N-acetylglucosamine 1-carboxyvinyltransferase, which produces MNKQHCIVVRKSGPLEGRVRIDGAKNSVLPIMAATLLCEQECIIEDVPKLRDVYVMIDLLKTLGAGVEFSEDGVLRVDGSKVDKWSAPYELVRKMRASFLVLGPLLARFKRTMVSMPGGCAIGTRPIDLHLKGFEALGAKINVEHGSVEAVANELVGERIYLDFPSVGATENIIMAASLAKGTTVLENAAEEPEIVDLANFLNSMGADIKGAGTNTITIKGVERLGATTHRVIPDRIEAGTFMVAAAITGGDIMVDNIMLEHVKPVAAKLREIGCTITEFENGIRVQGPDSISNTTIKTLPHPGFPTDMQAQFMALMSVANGTSVITETVFENRFMHATELARMGAEIKIEGRTAVVRGTPKLAGAKVDATDLRAGAALILAGLVSEGETVIGQIHHIERGYVHIENKLSQLGADIRRIQQI
- the fabZ gene encoding 3-hydroxyacyl-ACP dehydratase FabZ; the encoded protein is MLNIDQIKEILPHRYPFLLVDRIIEMEEGKRAVGIKNVTANEPFFQGHFPSYPLMPGVLIVEAMAQVGATVMLSLEENKGKIGVFTGIDGLRFKREVRPGDTLTMTVEFTKVRRGIGKAQASAYVGEELACSGELMFAIVER
- the grdD gene encoding glycine/sarcosine/betaine reductase complex component C subunit alpha, which translates into the protein MSDIKQMIGKTFMEIADAIETGSFAGKVKVGITTLGSEHGVENLVKGAELAAKDAAGFDIVLIGPKVETSLEVVEVATEEEAHKKMEELLDSGYIHSCVTVHYNFPIGVSTVGRVVTPGMGKEMFIATTTGTSAAQRVEAMVRNALYGIITAKSMGIENPTVGILNLDGARAVERALKELAGNGYPITFAESLRADGGSVMRGNDLLGGAADVMVTDSLTGNIMMKVFSSYTTGGSYEGLGYGYGPGIGDGYNRTILILSRASGVPVAANAIKYAAKLAQNNVKAIAAAEFKAAKAAGLESILAGLSKDTKKASTEEEVKMPPKEVVTGTISGVDVMDLEDAQKVLWKAGIYAESGMGCTGPIVMVNEAKVEEAAKILKDAGIVA
- the mreB gene encoding rod shape-determining protein, translating into MFNFAPDIGIDLGTASILVYVKGKGIVLEEPSVVAIDKNTNTVLAVGEEARRMLGRTPGNIVAIRPLKDGVISDYDVTEKMLKYFISKVLGKTGLLSIFKPQIMVCVPSGVTEVEKRAVIDATMEAGARKVFLIEEPIAAAIGSGLDISKPNGNMVVDIGGGTADIAVISLGGVVVSTSIKIAGDKFDEAIVKYMRKKHNLLIGERTAEDIKMNIGTAFPRKDDVAMDVRGRNLVSGLPENVAVSARETLEALEENVNQIADAVHMVLEKTPPELSADISDQGIIMTGGGSLLWGLDQLISKRTGINVSIAENAISCVAMGTGEALNSLHLLKKTGGNSRKK
- a CDS encoding flagellar hook-basal body protein, coding for MYRGIYTVTSSMMTNQKKLDVTSNNMANASTAGFKKDELITKAFPEKLLSKINGLSYSQNQRDKAIEVSRDGNGAWVLSSKQSFLTVDGSDGKSYSRDMKLARDPDGYLKTYTRNMDSSLDTSKGYYVLDSSGKRVQAGADFSIDTKGNVVSGGATVANLLYTPPRSVIGTINGGMSVDYIKSNFLQGNLEQTGDKLDFAIKGSGFFEVESQDGAKRYIRDGAFKISSAGELITNEGMKVMGESGPIRVEGELEAKPDGTLYVGGESIGRLRIVNIQNQDSLRKVGNNTYEIEPKNDPQLAPFDGELVQGFIEGSNVNPVSEMIEMIEVMRNYENSQKVIKTYDDIMAKASNELGKL
- the flgG gene encoding flagellar basal-body rod protein FlgG; translation: MMRGLWSAASGMKAQQLNIDNISNNLANVNTTGYKKMRVEFKDLLYENIKQSNLSEGEGSPVNLQVGHGVMYSATSRNFENGSFESTNNSTDLALDGSGFFGIYNPATDEMFYTRDGSFKLSVDGDTRKLVTSEGYSVLTEDEDEIVLEDGQTDLTVDEAGRVTVKTADGEIEEMGTIAIYEFLNPAGLEAVGSNLYKATNASGEELMLEGEERKTKMRQGYLEASNVQIVEEMIKLITAQRAYDINSKAIQTADEMMQTANNVKR
- a CDS encoding RNA-guided endonuclease TnpB family protein; this encodes MQVTAQIKLLPTKEQGALLNKTLQEYIDTANSIVSGYLADADARYTSKSVNAELPSALKNQAIQDAKSIFKKYSKALKASSKKDASIQKEIKVPVLKKPVAIWNNQNYAVKLGYMSFPVWNNGKSTRIIVKAIITDYQASLLLSKLGTMRITKKSGKYIAQIAVTVEEAPSAGCQVTGVDLGLKIPAVAVTEDSKVRFFGNGRQNKFVKRKFRSMRKNLGKSKKLCAIKKMNNKEQRWMRDKDHKISRQIVNFAKENNASVIRLEKLSGIRQTARTSRKNEKNLHTWSFYRLAQFIEYKARLEGILVEYVDPRYTSQTCPACNTRNHAVDRKYKCSCGFAAHRDILGARNIISAPVADGNSPLA
- a CDS encoding rod-binding protein, coding for MQISGAYDMLGASLSQGAAQKADNIKKAVSSQSDDEKLMESCKNLEAEFFKLMLKEMKKTVPDSGFLDKTAGHDVIQDLYYESLGQHAGENSPLGLANMIYEQFKANRVDAGTAAENTLEGK